GCCTCAGCAGTGGCTTACATCATGAGTAAGAAATACGTCGAGGGGATGCCACTCTATCGGCAGGAGCAACAGTTTGAGCGACAGGGCTTTCCGTTATCACGACAAACCATGGCCAATTGGGTCCTAGCCGGTGCAACGACATGGTTGAGTAAAATATACGACCGGATGCACCAGGAACTCTTACAACGGAAGTACTTACACGCAGACGAGACAACGCTGCAGGTACTTCACGAATCCGGCAGAACCGCAGATACGAAGTCCTACATGTGGCTCTACCGCAGTGGACGGGACGGTCCACCCATTGTTTTGTACGACTACCAAGAGACGCGCAGTCGGGAGCATCCAACAAGGTTCCTCCAAGGATTTCACGGATACATCCATGTGGATGGCTACGTAGGGTACGAGGACATTCCGGATGTGACCCTGTCAGGGTGCTGGAGTCATGCCCGAAGGAAATTCGACGAGGCCATCAAGGCCTTACCCGCATCCAAACGGAACACGCCCGTGGCTGCAAGGGAAGGACTGGAATATTGCAATCGTCTCTTCAAAATTGAGCGTGGGTTAAAAGACATGACTCCCGAGAAGCGGTACGAACAGCGCCTCGAGCAAAGTCGTCCAGTCCTGGATGCTTTTTTGCCATGGCTTGAATTCCAGAAGGAAAACATACTCCCAAAGAGTGCCTTGGGAGAGGCAGTGAATTATTGCCTACGCCAATGGGGTAAGCTCACCGTGTTCCTTGAGGATGGCCATCTGGAGATCGATAACAACCGCGGTGAACGTTCCATTAAGCCATTTGTGATCGGGAGAAAGAACTTCCTGTTCAGCAATACGCCGCGCGGAGCTAGAGCGAGCGCCATCACATACAGTATCGTGGAAACTGCAAAAGAGAATGGACTCGACCCGTTTCAATATCTGTGCTATCTGTTCGAGCAACTACCAAACGTCCCCGACGATGAGTCTGACTCGTTGGCCGCGCTGCTGCCTTGGGCTGGGAACTTACCGGACGAAGTGCGACATTCAAGGAGAAAGACTCCATAACACGACAGTAGTCCCCGCCGTAACCGGTGGGGATTTCTGATTATAATGACGACGAATGACCTACCTTCAATGTGTCCTGCGTTTGACGCTTACCT
Above is a genomic segment from Alicyclobacillus acidoterrestris containing:
- the tnpC gene encoding IS66 family transposase, translated to MNPTTEQVESLQQENTILKQQNDELKSKVEWLEEKLRKATHQRFAASSERTKTDSVQTLLFNEAEVESEPTLEEPTMETITYKRKKKRPGQRDELLKDLPVERMEYRLPEEEQVCSCCGGAMHEMSSETRTEIKIIPAQMKVVEHVQYIYACRHCEKHETETPVVKASMPRPAFPGSLASASAVAYIMSKKYVEGMPLYRQEQQFERQGFPLSRQTMANWVLAGATTWLSKIYDRMHQELLQRKYLHADETTLQVLHESGRTADTKSYMWLYRSGRDGPPIVLYDYQETRSREHPTRFLQGFHGYIHVDGYVGYEDIPDVTLSGCWSHARRKFDEAIKALPASKRNTPVAAREGLEYCNRLFKIERGLKDMTPEKRYEQRLEQSRPVLDAFLPWLEFQKENILPKSALGEAVNYCLRQWGKLTVFLEDGHLEIDNNRGERSIKPFVIGRKNFLFSNTPRGARASAITYSIVETAKENGLDPFQYLCYLFEQLPNVPDDESDSLAALLPWAGNLPDEVRHSRRKTP